The Corvus cornix cornix isolate S_Up_H32 chromosome 12, ASM73873v5, whole genome shotgun sequence genome includes a window with the following:
- the IFRD2 gene encoding interferon-related developmental regulator 2 isoform X1, giving the protein MPRSRRAARRGTGSARASSPGSEEEAGSEVLSHCSSASESVSPADEGPGSEAASEQGQEEEVEDRLKEHMDNLLDKSAKARQAALQSLRLALSSKTLFEFLLERRLTLTDSLEKCLKKGKGEEQALAGTVLTLLCLQMGSGPEGEEVFRSLKPLLVSVLTDSTASPSARQSCATALGMCCYIAAADLEDLVSCLSCLEGIFSPPSTGEGGSAPAQHGPLHCSALQSWSLLLTICPPSHLRSILDNRWLQLPPLLTSSSVALRILAGETIALLFELTQDLEEDLCHQDTEFLCAQLKVLATESNKYRAKTDRRKQRSIFRDILRFIETGEYQEETIRFGLECMYLDSWARQRTYQAFKELLGSGIRYHLQNNELLREIFGLGPPLVLDAAALKASKVSRFEKHLYNSAAFKARTKARSRVRDKRADVL; this is encoded by the exons AtgccgcgctcccgccgcgccgcgcGCC GCGGCACCGGCAGCGCCCGGGCGAGCTCGCCCGGTAGCGAGGAGGAGGCCGGCAGCGAGGTGCTGAGccactgcagcagtgccagtgaGAGCGTCAGCCCCGCCGACGAGGGACCAG GGAGCGAGGCGGCGAGTGAGCAAggccaggaggaggaggtagAGGACAGGCTGAAAGAGCACATGGACAACCTCCTGGACAAGAG CGCCAAGGCGCGGCAGGCGGCACTGCAGAGCCTGCGCCTGGCCCTGTCCTCCAAAACCCTGTTCGAGTTCCTGCTGGAGCGCCGCCTCACGCTCACCGACTCCCTGGAGAAGTGTCTCAAGAAAG GTAAAGGCGAGGAGCAGGCGCTGGCGGGCACTGTCCTcaccctcctctgcctccagaTGGGCTCTGGCCCGGAGGGAGAAGAGGTGTTCCGCAGCCTGAAGCCCCTGCTCGTCAGCGTCCTGacagacagcacagccagccccagcGCCCGGCAGAGC TgtgccacagccctgggcaTGTGCTGCTatattgctgctgctgacctCGAG GACCTGGTTTCATGCCTGTCCTGCTTGGAGGGCATCTTTAGCCCCCCCAGCACAGGCGAAGGGGGCTCAGCACCTGCTCAGCATGGGCCTCTGCACTGCAGCGCGCTCCAGTCATGGTCCCTGCTCCTCACCATCTGCCCCCCCTCCCACCTCAGGAGCATTTTGGACAA TcgctggctgcagctgcccccaCTGCTGACCAGCAGCAGCGTTGCCCTGCGCATCCTGGCCGGGGAAACCATTGCGCTGCTCTTCGAGCTGACCCAGGACCTGGAG GAGGACTTGTGCCACCAAGATACAGAGTTCCTGTGTGCCCAACTCAAGGTCCTGGCTACTGAGAGCAACAAGTACCGAGCCAAGACAGACCGACGGAAGCAGCGATCTATCTTCCGGGATATCCTGCGTTTCATTGAG aCTGGGGAATACCAGGAGGAGACCATCCGATTTGGCCTGGAGTGCATGTACCTGGACAGCTGGGCCCGCCAGCGCACCTACCAAGCCTTTAAGGAGTTGCTGGGCTCCGGCATCCGCTACCACCTCCAG AACAATGAGCTGCTACGGGAGATCTTCGGCCTTGGGCCCCCCTTGGTGCTGGATGCGGCTGCTCTGAAAGCCAGCAAGGTCTCCCGCTTTGAGAAG CACCTCTACAACTCGGCTGCCTTCAAAGCCCGCACAAAAGCCCGGAGCCGCGTGCGCGACAAGCGGGCAGATGTGCTGTGA
- the LSMEM2 gene encoding LOW QUALITY PROTEIN: leucine-rich single-pass membrane protein 2 (The sequence of the model RefSeq protein was modified relative to this genomic sequence to represent the inferred CDS: inserted 1 base in 1 codon): protein MPREAAEDSMGRAEGAVPAEPGDPDSSESGAISLRPVESISDLHWASGGHKGTEGNGPAPSSSLRRPPPRPVSPVPPQLLPTLRPVPPASPCPCLGPGHPXLLALLALLALSSLVLATLAIYLSVLQSQSVRALAQWLESQEDAVHQLRTASRQLWARLNASAQPGGHR, encoded by the exons aTGCCTAGGGAAGCTGCAGAAG ACAGCATGGGAAGGGCCGAGGGTGCCGTGCCGGCAGAGCCAGGGGATCCTGACAGCAGCGAGTCCGGAGCCATCAGCCTGCGCCCCGTGGAGTCCATCAGCGACCTGCACTGGGCCTCGGGCGGCCACAAGGGCACAGAGG GCAACGGCCCGgctccctccagcagcctgcGCCGGCCCCCACCTCGGCCCGTATCCCCCGTGCCCCCgcagctcctgcccaccctGCGCCCCGTGCCCCCcgccagcccctgcccctgcctcgGCCCTGGCCAcc tgctgctggccctgctggcgCTCCTGGCACTGTCGAGCCTGGTCCTGGCCACACTGGCCATCTACCTGAGTG TCCTGCAGAGCCAGTCGGTGCGGGCGCTGGCCCAGTGGCTGGAGAGCCAGGAGGACGCCGTGCACCAGCTGCGGAcagccagcaggcagctctgggctcgCCTCAACGCCAGTGCCCAGCCTGGCGGGCACCGCTGA
- the IFRD2 gene encoding interferon-related developmental regulator 2 isoform X2: MPRSRRAARRGTGSARASSPGSEEEAGSEVLSHCSSASESVSPADEGPGSEAASEQGQEEEVEDRLKEHMDNLLDKSAKARQAALQSLRLALSSKTLFEFLLERRLTLTDSLEKCLKKGKGEEQALAGTVLTLLCLQMGSGPEGEEVFRSLKPLLVSVLTDSTASPSARQSDLVSCLSCLEGIFSPPSTGEGGSAPAQHGPLHCSALQSWSLLLTICPPSHLRSILDNRWLQLPPLLTSSSVALRILAGETIALLFELTQDLEEDLCHQDTEFLCAQLKVLATESNKYRAKTDRRKQRSIFRDILRFIETGEYQEETIRFGLECMYLDSWARQRTYQAFKELLGSGIRYHLQNNELLREIFGLGPPLVLDAAALKASKVSRFEKHLYNSAAFKARTKARSRVRDKRADVL; encoded by the exons AtgccgcgctcccgccgcgccgcgcGCC GCGGCACCGGCAGCGCCCGGGCGAGCTCGCCCGGTAGCGAGGAGGAGGCCGGCAGCGAGGTGCTGAGccactgcagcagtgccagtgaGAGCGTCAGCCCCGCCGACGAGGGACCAG GGAGCGAGGCGGCGAGTGAGCAAggccaggaggaggaggtagAGGACAGGCTGAAAGAGCACATGGACAACCTCCTGGACAAGAG CGCCAAGGCGCGGCAGGCGGCACTGCAGAGCCTGCGCCTGGCCCTGTCCTCCAAAACCCTGTTCGAGTTCCTGCTGGAGCGCCGCCTCACGCTCACCGACTCCCTGGAGAAGTGTCTCAAGAAAG GTAAAGGCGAGGAGCAGGCGCTGGCGGGCACTGTCCTcaccctcctctgcctccagaTGGGCTCTGGCCCGGAGGGAGAAGAGGTGTTCCGCAGCCTGAAGCCCCTGCTCGTCAGCGTCCTGacagacagcacagccagccccagcGCCCGGCAGAGC GACCTGGTTTCATGCCTGTCCTGCTTGGAGGGCATCTTTAGCCCCCCCAGCACAGGCGAAGGGGGCTCAGCACCTGCTCAGCATGGGCCTCTGCACTGCAGCGCGCTCCAGTCATGGTCCCTGCTCCTCACCATCTGCCCCCCCTCCCACCTCAGGAGCATTTTGGACAA TcgctggctgcagctgcccccaCTGCTGACCAGCAGCAGCGTTGCCCTGCGCATCCTGGCCGGGGAAACCATTGCGCTGCTCTTCGAGCTGACCCAGGACCTGGAG GAGGACTTGTGCCACCAAGATACAGAGTTCCTGTGTGCCCAACTCAAGGTCCTGGCTACTGAGAGCAACAAGTACCGAGCCAAGACAGACCGACGGAAGCAGCGATCTATCTTCCGGGATATCCTGCGTTTCATTGAG aCTGGGGAATACCAGGAGGAGACCATCCGATTTGGCCTGGAGTGCATGTACCTGGACAGCTGGGCCCGCCAGCGCACCTACCAAGCCTTTAAGGAGTTGCTGGGCTCCGGCATCCGCTACCACCTCCAG AACAATGAGCTGCTACGGGAGATCTTCGGCCTTGGGCCCCCCTTGGTGCTGGATGCGGCTGCTCTGAAAGCCAGCAAGGTCTCCCGCTTTGAGAAG CACCTCTACAACTCGGCTGCCTTCAAAGCCCGCACAAAAGCCCGGAGCCGCGTGCGCGACAAGCGGGCAGATGTGCTGTGA
- the HYAL3 gene encoding LOW QUALITY PROTEIN: hyaluronidase-3 (The sequence of the model RefSeq protein was modified relative to this genomic sequence to represent the inferred CDS: deleted 2 bases in 2 codons): MVLVLALWACLALGTASEESPAPEPLAGGQPFAVVWNIPSGRCQHRFGVGLPLSDYGIVENQGGHFAGQNITIFYKNKFGLYPYLSQQGVPHNGGIPQRVPLGAHLDRVAEDIHLLLRPDFHGLAVVDWEEWRPLWAQNWGAKKMYRTASEQWVRQQHGILPARQQLRLAQLEFEQAAQALMEETLLVGRALRPGGLWGFYRFPDCLNSNWAKEANYTGQWQPAEVQRNNHLGWLWAASSALYPSIYLPPALPPALRHRYVHHRLREALRVAAFGADGLLPVVAYSRLSYRRSSRFLHLADLVHTIGESAALGAAGLVLWGDMSYSRSAESCASLRHYLVSTLGPYVANVTAAARECSYGQCHGHGRCVRRQPHDLGSLLHLGPGAGPPAAFRCHCYRGWAGEGCAQRVRLSPATSCQVPTHAHSLYGHKDLASSDTCLPQGTWGW, encoded by the exons atggtgctggtgctggcacTGTGGGcctgcctggcactgggcacagcCAGTGAGGAGAGCCCAGCACCCGAGCCCCTGGCAGGCGGCCAGCCCTTTGCCGTGGTGTGGAACATCCCCTCTGGCCGCTGCCAGCACCGCTTTGGCGTGGGGCTGCCCCTCAGTGACTACGGCATCGTGGAGAACCAGGGTGGCCACTTTGCCGGCCAGAACATCACCATATTCTACAAGAACAAGTTTGGGCTGTACCCCTACCTGTCGCAGCAGGGTGTCCCCCACAATGGGGGCATCCCCCAGCGTGTCCCTCTTGGTGCCCACCTCGACAGGGTGGCTGAGGACATCCACCTCCTCCTGCGACCTGATTTCCATGGCTTGGCCGTGGTGGACTGGGAGGAGTGGAGGCCCCTCTGGGCCCAAAACTGGGGGGCCAAAAAGATGTACCGGACAGCCTCGGAGCAGTGGGTGCGGCAGCAGCACGGCATCCTGCCAGCACGGCAGCAGCTCCGACTGGCCCAGTTGGAATTCGAGCAGGCGGCACAGGCTCTAATGGAGGAGACACTTCTGGTGGGCCGAGCCCTGCGCCCGGGAGGGCTCTGGGGTTTCTACCGCTTTCCCGACTGCCTCAACAGCAACTGGGCCAAGGAGGCAAACTACACCGGGCAGTGG CAGCCGGCGGAGGTGCAGCGTAACAACCAtctgggctggctctgggcCGCCTCCTCCGCCCTCTACCCCAGCATTTACCTGCCGCCGGCGCTG CCACCTGCCCTGCGCCACCGCTACGTGCACCACCGGCTGCGCGAGGCCCTGCGCGTGGCCGCCTTCGGGGCTGACGGCCTGCTGCCTGTGGTCGCCTACTCCCGCCTCTCCTACCGCCGCTCATCCCGGTTCCTGCACCTG GCTGACCTGGTGCACACCATCGGGGAGAGCGCGGCACTGGGAGCGGCTGGACTTGTGCTCTGGGGAGACATGTCCTACTCCCGCTCAGCT GAAAGCTGTGCCAGCCTGCGCCACTACCTCGTGTCCACCCTGGGACCCTACGTGGCCAACGTGACGGCAGCAGCCCGGGAATGCAGCTATGGGCAGTGCCACGGACACGGGCGCTGCGTGCGCCGGCAGCCCCACGACCTGGGCAGCCTCCTGCACCTCGGCCCCGGTGCCGGCCCGCCGGCTGCTTTCCGCTGCCACTGCTACCGCGGCTGGGCAGGTGAAGGCTGTGCCCAGCGGGTCCGGCTCAgccctgccacctcctgccaggTGCCCACCCATGCTCACAGCCTCTATGGGCACAAGGATCTTGCATCTTCTGACACCTGCCTGCCACAGGGCACGTGGGGCTGGTGA
- the LOC104683454 gene encoding 2'-5'-oligoadenylate synthase 1-like produces MDVDEVASTNGLRTVTTRNLDGWIAETLQPSTAFSMQVKEAVGQICEFLKRNCFGDEIHVQKTVKGGSAGKGTALKKNSDADVVLFLSCLQSYQEQKKNRKFILDLIMKRLKACRESLQFNVYISEPKYKGPDNTPRSLSLTLTSKVTGESIDMDILPAYDALGQVTEDAPPNAEVYVRLLRASSQPGEFSPCFTELQKMFVKRHPAKLKNLLRLVKYWYKELLNPQYPSAHLPPKYALELLTIYAWEEATGSCESFVMAQGFRTVLELLCRHQEICIYWEKYYSLQHREIGDHVKGLLCSPRPVILDPADPTGILGQNKNWNLMAHAAAFYCRSLPCLKNVQPWDVQPARSVTIEVVQLSGTKLKKLVSPYTTIRQLKEMIQQNWGIPLYSQRLAQQESGRSNIILQDSETLAMHGIFYNTTLVLLQTEPQTMEIFVKDDKNRTTTYTVLPTDTVRQLKEQIQARQGPSANEQRLTYGSRELEDRHTLAHYDVKPMTTIYMLLRLRGGAGPQHP; encoded by the exons ATGGATGTGGACGAGGTGGCATCCACGAACGGACTGCGAACAGTAACCACCAGGAACCTGGATGGCTGGATCGCGGAgaccctgcagcccagcacagctttcTCCATGCAGGTGAAGGAGGCAGTGGGGCAAATCTGTGAATTCCTGAAGAGGAACTGCTTTGGGGATGAAATCCACGTCCAAAAGACCGTCAAG GGTGGCTCAGCAGGAAAGGGCACAGCTCTGAAGAAAAACTCTGATGCGGATGTGGTGCTCTTCCTCAGCTGCTTACAGAGCTACCAGGAGCAGAAGAAGAACAGAAAGTTTATCCTGGATTTGATCATGAAAAGGCTGAAGGCCTGCAGGGAGAGCTTGCAGTTCAATGTGTACATCAGCGAACCCAAGTACAAGGGTCCTGACAACACACCGCGCTCCCTCAGCCTTACTCTGACCTCCAAGGTGACTGGAGAGTCCATTGATATGGACATCCTGCCTGCCTATGATGCTTTGG GGCAGGTGACTGAGGATGCCCCACCGAATGCAGAAGTGTACGTGAGGCTCCTGCGTGCCTCCAGCCAGCCCGGGGAGTTTTCCCCCTGCTTCACTGAGCTGCAGAAGATGTTTGTGAAGCGTCACCCCGCCAAGCTGAAGAACCTCCTGCGCCTGGTCAAGTACTGGTACAAGGAG ctgctgaATCCACAGTACCCCAGTGCGCACCTGCCCCCTAAGTatgccctggagctgctgaccATCTATGCCTGGGAGGAGGCCACAGGCTCCTGTGAGTCCTTTGTCATGGCTCAGGGCTTCCGCACAGTGCTGGAACTGCTGTGCCGGCACCAGGAGATCTGCATCTACTGGGAGAAGTACTACTCGCTCCAGCACAGAGAGATTGGTGACCATGTCAAGGGGTTGCTGTGCAGTCCCCG cccTGTCATCCTGGACCCTGCTGACCCCACGGGGATCCTGGGCCAAAACAAGAACTGGAACTTGATGGCGCATGCAGCTGCCTTCTACTGCCGCTCACTGCCCTGTCTTAAAAACGTCCAGCCCTGGGATGTGCAG ccagcccGGTCCGTGACCATTGAGGTGGTACAGCTGTCGGGCACCAAACTGAAGAAGCTAGTCAGCCCCTACACCACCATcaggcagctgaaggaaatgATCCAGCAGAATTGGGGCATCCCATTATACAGCCAGCGCCTGGCGCAGCAGGAGTCAGGCAGGAGCAACATCATCCTCCAGGACTCCGAGACCCTGGCCATGCATGGCATCTTCTACAACACCACGCTGGTGCTGCTCCAGACTGAGCCCCAGACGATGGAGATCTTTGTCAAGGATGATAAGAATCGGACCACCACCTACACGGTGCTGCCCACTGACACTGTCCGACAGCTGAAGGAGCAGATCCAGGCCCGCCAGGGGCCTTCTGCGAATGAGCAACGCCTGACCTATGGCTCCAGGGAGCTGGAGGACCGGCACACGCTGGCACACTACGATGTCAAGCCCATGACCACAATCTACATGCTCCTGCGGCTCCGGGGGGGTGCAGGCCCCCAGCACCCCTAG